Genomic DNA from Verrucomicrobiia bacterium:
GCGCAGGTGACCGGAATGGCCCGCCAATTCATGCTCGGCAATGACCCAAAGGAGATAGCCGCCGCTTTGGCACAGCTCCATCAGCAGGACATCGCCTTTACTGTTGATGTCCTGGGCGAGGCGGTGGTCAGCGAGGCTGAGGCGGACCAATATGCGCAACGCTATCTCGAACTGATGGACTCACTCGCGCTCCAGATAGCCAATTGGAAGCATCCGTCCAAGAGCAACGACTCGCCCCGCGGCCAATCCCCAGCTCTTAATCTTTCAGTGAAAATCTCGGCGCTCTATTCGCAAATCCATCCGGCTGACCCCGATACCGCCATCAGCGCCATCTCGCGGCGGCTCCGGCCAATCCTGCGCCGGGCAAAGGAGCTTGGCGCGTTCATCAATTTTGACATGGAGAGTTACGCCCTGAAGGACCTCACGCTCCGGCTGTTCAAGGCGATTTTTGCGGAACCGGAGTTCGCTGCGACGCCGGCGTGCGGGCTTGCACTGCAGGCCTACTTAGCGGAGTGCGAGATGGATTTGCGTGGCATCATTCAATTCGCCCGCGAACACCAGCGCCGGCTCACCATACGCTTGGTTAAGGGCGCCTATTGGGATTACGAAACGGTCGCCGCGCACCAACGGCACTGGCCGCTGCCTGTCTTTGGCCAAAAACCCGAGACCGATGCCAATTTCGAGCAGCTTTCCCTCGTGCTTCTCGAAAATGACGATGCTGTCGATGCCGCCTTTGGCACCCATAACGTCCGCAGCATCGCGCATGTGTTGGCTCAAGCCGAGCGTCTCGGGCTGGACCGGCGCGCGTTCGAGTTTCAGATGCTTTATGGGATGGCCGATCCGATCAAAGGGGCAATGCTTCAAACCGGTTGCCGGTTGCGCGAGTATTGTCCCGTAGGCGAACTGCTGCCCGGGATAGCCTATTTCGTGCGGCGCCTCCTCGAGAACACCTCGAATGAAGGGTTTCTGGCTAATAAATTCGCCAAAGGCGCCAGCCGGCAGGAGTTGCTCAGGGACCCGCGCTCGCTCGTCCAGCCCGAGCCAACCCGGGCGGTCGTGGTCGAAACGAGCGTGCTGGGCTCTGGAAACGGGCGGGGCTTCGTCAACGAGCCTCACACGGATTTCACCAGACCCGCCGAACGCCAGAAGATAGCGGCGGCCCTCAAAGAATTGCGGCGTAACATGGGTCAACGCCAGCCGCTCGTTATTAATCACAAGCCGGTTGCCACCCGGGATTGGCTCCCCTCGTTGAACCCGGCCAATCAGCGTGAGGTCATCGGTTACGCGGCTCAAGCAGGCATCGAGGAGGCAGAAGCCTCTTTGACCGCTGCGCGCCGGGCCCAACCGGCATGGGCCCGCACACCGGCGGATGAGCGCGCCGCCCTGCTCGAAAAGGTCGCGGACTTGATGCGCCGCGATAAAGCCGGTCTTTCAGCCCTGGAAGTTTTGGAAGCGGGCAAGACCTGGACGGAAGCCGATGCGGATGTGGCGGAGGCGATTGACTTCTGCAATTTCTACGCCGCTGTCATGCGTGAACTCGGCACGCCGCGCCGGACGCAAGCCGTGGCGGGCGAATCCAACCTCCAGCATTGGTGGCCGCGCGGCACCGGGGTGGTCATTGCCCCCTGGAACTTTCCTTTGGCCATTGTGACCGGAATGACTACCGCCGCACTGGTTGCCGGCAACACCGTCATCATGAAACCCTCGGACCAGACGCCGGTCATCGCCGCGCGCCTGATGGACCTGTTCATTGAGGCGGGCCTGCCGGCCGGCAGCATCAGCTTGATCACAGGTCCTGGACCAATCGTCGGCTCGCGGTTGGTCGAGCATCCCCAAACGGACTTCGTCGCCTTCACCGGCTCGAAAGAGGTCGGGCTTGCAATTTGGCAAGCCGCCGGAAAAACGTCCCCCGCCCAGCCGAATCTCAAGAAAGTCGTTTGCGAGATGGGCGGCAAGAACTGCATGATTATCGACAGCGACGCCGATTTGGATGAAGCGGTGACGGGTTGCATCGCTTCGGCCTTTGGCTATCAAGGCCAAAAATGCAGCGCGCTTTCGCGCCTGGTGGTTCTGTCGGACAGTTACGCCAGGTTTTTGGAACGGTTGATAGCAGCGACGGCTTCCATGCGGGTCGGCCCTGCCGAGACCCCGGGCACCTTGATTGGACCAGTTATCAGCCCCGAGGCGCAGCAGCGGATTCTGGCTGCCATTACCCAAGGAAAGCAGGAGGCGAAACTCGCTTGGCAAGGCACGGCGCCTGACGACCCGAACGCCTGTTATGTGCCTCCAACCATTTTCACAGATGTCCCGCCTGGCAGCAGCTTGTTCCGCCAAGAAATCTTCGGCCCCGTGCTGGCAGTGAGCCAGGCCAGAGACTTCGACGAGGCCCTTGCTCTGGCCAATGCCAGTGAGTTCGCGCTGACCGGCGGGTGTTACTCGCGCAGCCCGGTGAACATCGAGCGCGCGCGCCAGGAAATGGTCTGCGGCAATCTTTATATCAATCGCACGATCACGGGCGCTATCGTCGAACGCCAGCCTTTCGGGGGATTCAAGATGTCCGGCGGTGGGACCAAGGCGGGTGGGCGCGAGTATCTTCAGAATTTCTTGGTCTCGCGCGTTGTGACGGAGAATTGCCTGAGGCGCGGCTTCGCGCCGCAGGACGAATACTGAGGAGTCCCTAACATGAACTGCATCTTTAATCTGCCGATGCTTCTCCCTCTAGGTGTAGTCCATCCCACCGTCCTCCCAGCCCGAGAGCGGCGGGCGCATTAATCCCGTCACTGCCTCGTTTCGAGGTGAAATTTATGCAGGAACCGGTGGAAAATGGGCGCAAAGACTACCCCGAGAGCGGAAACGAATGCCAGTCCGCTGAAGAGGGCGTAGCAACCGGCAAAGAGTTTCCCGGCGCTGGTCTGGAGCGGACCGACCGGCCCCATGCCGGAGAGGATCATCGCGGCGTTCAAGAAGGAGTCCAGCCAGGACATCTTTTCAAACGCATGGTAGCCGGTCATGCCCAGACCCAACGAGCCCAGGATGATAACCAAGGCCGCACCGGCGCTGCGCGCCACCCGCGCATAGAATACGGGGCTCGGCACTAAATGTTCTCGTCGATGTTCATACATAGTTTCGTTGAGGTGAATTCAGCTCATCAGCGTAATCGGTTAGTGACGGCGGGCGCTGCCGCCTAAAGGCGGCGTTCCGCGCGTCCGGAACGCCGGCTTCAGCCGGCAACCCCGTAGTCACTGAGGCATCACTCATCAGCTCAAAACCGCGCTTGCATTCAACTGAAAGTTGGCTATATTCTCCGGCTCCCGTCGAGGAGAAACTCGGCGGGAATGTGTTTTTGATTTAGCAAGATATGCCAACAGCAAACGACCTGCGCCGGGGTATGGCGATTAATTATAACGGGGACATCTGCGTGGTTTTGGACAGCCAGCACCGGACCCCTGGCAACCTGCGCGCCTTCGTCCAGGCAACCCTGCGTAGCATCCGCAGCGGACGCTCCTCCGATGTCCGCTTCAGCTCCACTGAGAGAATCGACGTGGTCCCCATGGTGACTCGCAAAATGGAGTTCAGCTACAAGGACGGACAGGATTATGTCTTTTCTGACCCGGAGACCTATGAAACCGTCACCCTTTCACCGGAAATTGTCGGTGACGCCAAGAACTTCCTGGTCGAGAACGGGGGCGTCACGGTGACGTTTGTTGAGGACAAAGCGGTTTCGATTGAAATGCCGTCAAGCGTGGTCTTAACCGTTTCGGACGCCCCGGAAGGCATCCGCGGGGATTCGGCTAACAACGTCCAGAAGCCGGTGATCATGGAGACCGGAATCACGGTCCAGGCGCCGCTCTTTATCAAGACCGGCGAGAAGATTAAGATTGATACCCGAACCGGCAAATACATGGAACGGGCTTAATTAAGAGCGCTCTCACTGTATCGGCGGGGGAGCGATGGGGGGAATAATCTGGACGCCGCTGCCGACCGGGATGAAAACGCCGGCGGTGCCGGTGCTGGGAACGCCGATGAGCGAGCTGCCGCCATTAATGGCCGTGGAACTCACGAACGTGTCAATGGCAAGCTGGACGTATTTGATCAGATACCGATAAGGCGAAAAGGGCACATAGACAATATCCCCTGGCTCAAGCCCCAGGTCCGGCGCGTTGCCCTTGAGGACATTTCTGTAATCCACCACGGCGATCTGCGGATTGGAGAGAGAGCCGCGCACCACCGTGACATGGTGCATGTAGGCGCCGTTAATGGTTCCATAAGCTCCTGCTATAGCTCCTGCAACAGTCAACCCTGTTCGATAAGCCACCGCCCGAGGTTCAGACACCGCGCCCAGCACATAAACCACCCGGACCGTCGCGGCGGGGAAATAGACAAAGTCGTCCGGCTGCAGGTAAATGTTTTGGCTTAAATCACCTCGCCGGAGCAGGCGCTGGAAATTGACCGGCAAGAGTTTGCCTTCCCGCAAGACGAAGCTGCGGCTCAGATCGGCCAAATCATCGTTGGCCCCGGAGGTCTCCTGCTGGCGGAAGGAGGACATGCTGAGAGTGCCGCCGGCCATCGAAACTGCATCCAGCAACGTCAGCGGAGTCGCCAGAGGATAAACCCCCGGCGCTTGCACCCGCCCCAATACCCAGATGCGCTTGCTTTCCACTCCCCGCAGGACAATCGAGACTTGCGGCTGTTCGCGCACATATTTCGCCAGACCCTTCTCCAACTGCGCCTTGGCCTGAGCGAGGGTCAGGCCCCAAACATCTATGCCAGGAAGCAGGTTGAAATAGATTTTCCCGTCCGGGCCAACCACCGTTGTGGTTTTGCTGGCCGGATCACCCAGCAACTCGATGTCCAGTTTGTCCCCAGGACCCAGTGTAAACAGGTTGGTGCTGGGCCGCAGCCAGGCCGGATCGATCCGGTTGGTGAGTGTCACTGTCTCGAGCCGAACACCTGCTACTCGTCCGGGTGAGAAAACGGGGGCATGGCGTTCCATGGGAGTGCAACCAGCCAGGAAAACAACACAGAGGCAGAGCGCGCCCATTGTGCCAACATTGTTGGCGCGGGACTGCCTACCATGACTAGACATTGTGCCCATAGCGTTTCATTGAAGAGGGAATGGTTGCACGACATCCACACCGACCCAGGAGGCGATGACCGATTGGATAAAGGCGGTTGCCGCCAAATCCGCTGCCTCCTCCACCTTTATGAAAGGGCGTGAGTTGACGAAAATGATGTCCTTGGGCTGCAACTTGAAATCGGGTGCTTGGGCATCGAGAATGGCATGGGTGTTGACCACGAATTTTTCCGGATTGCTCAACGAGCCGCGCATCACAATGACGCGCATCTTAAAGGCTCGCTCTGTATAGCCGCCTCGCTCGGCTATGGCCCCGACCACTGTCAGAGTGGGAATGTAATCCACTGTTCCAGGCGAACGGACCTCTCCCAGAACATAAACCTGGTTGATGTCCCCTGGGGCCAGATAGATGTAGTCACCCGGTTCAATTGCGATGTTCTGCGACAGGTCGCCTTGTTGGAAAAGCCTTTCAAAATCCAGCGCAAAGCGTTTTCCCCGCCGGGCCAGAAAACTGCGTTTGAAATCAGCCAGATCAAATACGTTCCGATCCACCAGCGCGTTTTCCAGTCCATGCGCCCGGCCCAGGGCTTCGAGAACAGTCAAAGGCCGGTCCAGCACAAAGACACCCTTGGTCGCGACCTTTCCCAGCATATAATAATGCTTACTTCTATAGGCGATAGGAGTGATCATGCAATGCGGAGCGCGGCGATATTCCGACAAGGCCTGGTCCACTTTGTCGCGCAGTTCATCCACCGTCAGGCCGGCGGCCATCACGTCCTGCGCTTCGAGGTAACTGACCCGGCCATCCG
This window encodes:
- the efp gene encoding elongation factor P, encoding MPTANDLRRGMAINYNGDICVVLDSQHRTPGNLRAFVQATLRSIRSGRSSDVRFSSTERIDVVPMVTRKMEFSYKDGQDYVFSDPETYETVTLSPEIVGDAKNFLVENGGVTVTFVEDKAVSIEMPSSVVLTVSDAPEGIRGDSANNVQKPVIMETGITVQAPLFIKTGEKIKIDTRTGKYMERA
- a CDS encoding polysaccharide biosynthesis/export family protein, whose amino-acid sequence is MERHAPVFSPGRVAGVRLETVTLTNRIDPAWLRPSTNLFTLGPGDKLDIELLGDPASKTTTVVGPDGKIYFNLLPGIDVWGLTLAQAKAQLEKGLAKYVREQPQVSIVLRGVESKRIWVLGRVQAPGVYPLATPLTLLDAVSMAGGTLSMSSFRQQETSGANDDLADLSRSFVLREGKLLPVNFQRLLRRGDLSQNIYLQPDDFVYFPAATVRVVYVLGAVSEPRAVAYRTGLTVAGAIAGAYGTINGAYMHHVTVVRGSLSNPQIAVVDYRNVLKGNAPDLGLEPGDIVYVPFSPYRYLIKYVQLAIDTFVSSTAINGGSSLIGVPSTGTAGVFIPVGSGVQIIPPIAPPPIQ
- a CDS encoding proline dehydrogenase family protein, with amino-acid sequence MSATVSTVSQGQSPTPTELEPAIRQWGERIFSLMEAAEAPSLFSKKGFYGTLMDWAMRDEHFKTQLFRFVDVLPALASSREIARHLKEYLGEDQVQLSPALRMGLKAAGGASWLLGAGVKAQVTGMARQFMLGNDPKEIAAALAQLHQQDIAFTVDVLGEAVVSEAEADQYAQRYLELMDSLALQIANWKHPSKSNDSPRGQSPALNLSVKISALYSQIHPADPDTAISAISRRLRPILRRAKELGAFINFDMESYALKDLTLRLFKAIFAEPEFAATPACGLALQAYLAECEMDLRGIIQFAREHQRRLTIRLVKGAYWDYETVAAHQRHWPLPVFGQKPETDANFEQLSLVLLENDDAVDAAFGTHNVRSIAHVLAQAERLGLDRRAFEFQMLYGMADPIKGAMLQTGCRLREYCPVGELLPGIAYFVRRLLENTSNEGFLANKFAKGASRQELLRDPRSLVQPEPTRAVVVETSVLGSGNGRGFVNEPHTDFTRPAERQKIAAALKELRRNMGQRQPLVINHKPVATRDWLPSLNPANQREVIGYAAQAGIEEAEASLTAARRAQPAWARTPADERAALLEKVADLMRRDKAGLSALEVLEAGKTWTEADADVAEAIDFCNFYAAVMRELGTPRRTQAVAGESNLQHWWPRGTGVVIAPWNFPLAIVTGMTTAALVAGNTVIMKPSDQTPVIAARLMDLFIEAGLPAGSISLITGPGPIVGSRLVEHPQTDFVAFTGSKEVGLAIWQAAGKTSPAQPNLKKVVCEMGGKNCMIIDSDADLDEAVTGCIASAFGYQGQKCSALSRLVVLSDSYARFLERLIAATASMRVGPAETPGTLIGPVISPEAQQRILAAITQGKQEAKLAWQGTAPDDPNACYVPPTIFTDVPPGSSLFRQEIFGPVLAVSQARDFDEALALANASEFALTGGCYSRSPVNIERARQEMVCGNLYINRTITGAIVERQPFGGFKMSGGGTKAGGREYLQNFLVSRVVTENCLRRGFAPQDEY